The Candidatus Stygibacter australis genome contains a region encoding:
- a CDS encoding cohesin domain-containing protein, protein MKRKIFLILFIALTVAILQADLASAGFVMSDIDQMGLAPFDFQVNSSDLLAEDQAISFQFHLNYDADLFVYNGYTTGADLPGMLVVNDLNPGLINVVWASAAALTGINELMSINLEPVEPCETAITLTEARYNNTDITNFTGGMISIVPFPVLGLTIEDVEHQGLSAFDVTVQSIDILLDDGILSYQFSYYYDPEIVEYVDSALDPDLNGQLVVNAEESGMLNVAYAGADPISGINDLLIITFQAVGYGYDEQYISDVYMNNYEVSDDISGLITVYPAWEEITVSVTGADVFIGDQFMSAVQTSLVMPENGLVAFQFILTYDAELLEYAGLNEQNRFIDDLVINDTVPGVLQVAYANSDVVYGEGSLVEFLFNAIDDGTTELTLSEVVYNNEYITNLVQGEVIITNPNNAPIASAGVDFEILEGEAGMLDGSGSYDPNDDDITYLWTGDLVLDDETAINPTFTAPEVEENTYIFMTLTVDDGEFIATDEVLVTIINVPNPADAVISMDDQDVTLDQEFPINVYTTPLDADFGVISYQYIVNYDPAILTYTGSSIGTGMPDGMLVVNDTEPGVLQVAFSTADAITNPDYLTQFTFVGTVLDQSEINISDFYYNNTAVQNVLPAMITVHVPYYYTGVYIENEEVGLNMEFTSDLMTEELMADWEIISYQFDLYYDPAMLEFSGYQLGDVPTGGNLLAYEITPGHVSVAFADFNALIGAGSIAGFNFIPQQLGSTDIIIENFKYNAAYLPNVEGGTINIIIPYSNAVISAPELTVGGGETFTVGISTTDINPAWGVISFQFDLGFDADLLDFVGYNYGSIINAGNLLAYENADGNVAVAFANFDPIGGEGTLIELEFTAAMELDQSVLDIGNFKYNSLFLDDANIYDGMVTIVEPYADAVITCQDAETREGLNFTVGISTTELQENWGLISFQFNLGFDPEYVEYVGYEAGNVITSGNLLAFENAAGNITVAFADYMSLSGVGDLIVLEFTALLAGDTTLDLNEFKYNAFYLDNLVDGSVFIDVGNYPPVAVAGPDQIVDEGEVVMLNGTASYDPDDYLRVPQWDLNPPDYEYNGFIWGMVTINGIPAEDLNDMIGVFVGDECRGIAQQSDDSVQDYTVPFGYYAFMPQVYSNVTDGEVMTFKFYDASADMIYDVEGELPFTADMVVGGGMDPYVFVVTAEPTYDLTFNWLAPDGIILDDPASPTPSFTAPWLDADTDLVFGLEVSDGQAWSEIDEVVVTVIDHPIDEIVVSAPEFTLDEDVQFDVPITTTMIQPDMDVISYQFNLYYDPVVIQYDGFTAGALSPNMLVVYNVEPGMINVAYADNNPITGEGELLSFQFTTLDGGVSPLDIANFKYNNVFVNMVDGSVEVIDVNDPPVFDLPPMISFNEDEVLVEDFSQYIIDPDNDEHTIIFSGNSMINISVMGYDVTMSAPADWFGSETVTFIVTDNAGAVAFDTTVINVVSVNDPPVLDVPPVMYFDEDGEMIFDIGMYSSDVENDPLLLYVTGMVNLEVVIDGLVATITGTDNWNGEELLTFTVDDQQGRATASDDCNFVVEPVNDPPIADAGDDFEILEGEPGMLDGSGSYDPDDEITYLWTGDLVLDDETVINPTFTAPEVEENTDIVMTLTVDDGEFIATDEVLVTIINVPNPADAVIFMDDQDVILDEEFPVNVYTTPLNADFGVISYQYIVNYDPAILTYTGSSNGTGMPEGMLVVNDTEPGVLQVAFSTADAITNPDYLTQFTFVGTVLDQSEINISDFYYNNTAVQNLLPATITVHVPYYYTGVYIENEEAGLDMEFTCDLMTEELMADWEIISYQFDLYYDPAMLEFSGYQLGDVPTGGNLLAYEITPGHVSVAFADFNALVGAGSIAGFNFIPQQLGSTDITIENFKYNATYLPNVEGGTIDIIIPFSNAVISAPELTVGGGETFTVGISTSDINEGWNVISFQFDLGFDPELLDYVGYSNGSIINSGNLLAYENADGNVSVAFADFAPISGEGTLIELEFTAAMELDQSVLDIENFEYNSLYLDDANIYDGMVTIVEPYADAVITCQDAETREGLNFTVGISTTELQENWGVISFQFNVGFDPEYVEFVGYEAGNVITSGNLLAFENVAGNITVAFADYMSLSGVGDLIVMEFTALLAGDTTLDLNEFKYNALYLDNLVDGSVFIDVGNYPPVAVAGPDQIVDEGEVVMLNGTASYDPDDYLRVPQWDLNPPDYEYNGFIWGMVTINGIPAEDLNDMIGVFVGDECRGIAQQSDDSVQDYTVPFGYYAFMPQVYSNVTDGEVMTFKFYDASADMIYDVEGELPFTADMVVGGGMDPYVFVVTAEPTYDLTFNWLAPNGIILDDPASPTPSFTAPWLDADTDLVFGLEVSDGQAWSEIDEVVVTVIDHPIDEIVVSAPELTLNEDEPFDVPISTTMIQPDMNIISYQFNLYYDPAVIQYDGFTAGALSPNMLVVYNVEPGLINIAYADNTPITGEGELLSFQFTALEGGVSPLDIANFKYNNVFINVVDGSVEVIGVNDPPIFDLPPMFSFNEDEVLVEDFSQYIIDPDNNTHTIIFTGNNQIDISINGYEVTMSAPENWFGSEPVTFIVDDNSSRAVAVDATIINVIPVNDPPVLDVPPIMYFDEDGEMIFDIGMYSSDVENDELLLYVSGMVNLEVAIDGLVATITGTDNWNGEETLTFTVDDQQGRATATDNCSFVVNPMNDPPTLDLPEYWAFNEDESLLFDVSLYAEDIDYDQLSIVSVEYEEVNLYNSFSNMEIDFSSAENWNGSTDVTVTITDTADRYIASDVMTVEVLAVNDTPEIDLPVSINFDEDTVEELDFSQYLYDVDMDELLLTVAEGVNVHADIVDHMVTFTADENWNGAEDLEFTVNDQQGRAIATDILNVIVNPVNDAPYLDLPIFISFNEDEELSFDISSYATDVDLDALNIVNVDYDQENLYNSFTGLIIDFSAAENWNGLTEVTITITDNVGRDIASDVMDVIVHPVNDPPEFINLPDSLSFNEDEILEVNFSQYLYDVDMDPLNLTVSGGIHVDTAQMGDFLIFAADENWFGEEELVFTIDDQQGRATAMDTINIIVYPVNDPPEITEFLPIETEFSIADTSLVTFSISTLDIEEDSEISWYLNDLLLPGINTAEFAITFDRNGNYIVKAQVTDADYMAETIWNVLVWMGPDWVPVVYPSSTIVYSRVTIDGLPVSELDMVGAFVDGEIRGWVNPVYSVEDEATYATITVNGVEIEEIDFSLYDYSANLYYSLYETYTTDPGGEIGTPPDFINLAFGSGYGPNWTPVIYTNSTIVYGIVQIEGLPAEEGDRVGTFVGPECRAVSDVVILGDSTAIVTLIVQGETAEIAHFKIWDSSENAILSVPLTITTSPGGEIGYPPDQIIINASESANITQLINLQTGWNLLSLNIYPSSYLIADIFGELIENEELIKVKNIFYSYDPDLLPVYNTLTEIDDGAAYYVKVTNNTALSLEGLPVNVADTQIALSAGWNLTGYLPQVSQDLEDALFTIIDQLLKIKDSFGSYDPSLPPEFNTLTTMTPGSGYWIKMFSAATLIYPDGLRASQQPIAPVCPIWEPVIYTNSTIAYGHASLEGLPADGFIGAFAGDECRAVSVIDNGIISLVINGIENEEISFKLYQDEVVYSSNQMVTTDPGNDVSDIVIYFDHNDAPLVTGLANIYPNPFNPQTTISYEISQTGNVKVDIYNIRGQKIETLVNEQQSAGDYKLIWNATHQASGVYFLRFQTTGHSETRKMILMK, encoded by the coding sequence ATGAAACGGAAAATCTTTTTGATTTTGTTTATTGCTCTAACTGTTGCTATATTGCAGGCTGATCTTGCCAGTGCGGGATTTGTGATGAGCGATATAGACCAGATGGGGCTTGCCCCGTTTGACTTTCAAGTAAATAGTAGTGACCTGTTAGCAGAAGATCAGGCAATATCATTTCAATTTCATTTGAATTATGATGCAGACCTGTTCGTGTATAATGGTTATACTACTGGAGCAGATTTACCAGGCATGCTGGTAGTTAACGATCTTAATCCTGGACTGATCAATGTAGTTTGGGCAAGTGCTGCTGCACTTACTGGGATCAATGAATTAATGTCCATCAATTTAGAACCGGTTGAACCATGTGAGACCGCAATCACACTAACCGAAGCACGCTACAACAATACTGATATCACTAATTTCACTGGTGGCATGATCTCAATAGTTCCTTTTCCAGTACTTGGATTAACTATTGAAGATGTAGAACATCAGGGCCTCAGTGCTTTTGACGTGACAGTACAATCCATTGATATCTTACTAGATGATGGCATACTCAGTTATCAGTTCAGCTATTATTACGATCCTGAGATAGTGGAATATGTAGATTCCGCTTTGGATCCAGATTTAAATGGACAATTAGTGGTAAATGCAGAAGAGTCAGGTATGCTCAACGTGGCTTATGCAGGAGCTGACCCGATTTCAGGGATCAATGATCTTTTGATAATCACTTTCCAAGCTGTTGGTTATGGATATGACGAGCAATATATCTCCGATGTCTATATGAATAATTATGAGGTAAGTGACGATATCAGCGGTTTGATAACCGTTTATCCAGCCTGGGAAGAAATAACCGTTAGTGTCACTGGTGCTGATGTATTTATTGGTGATCAGTTTATGAGTGCTGTTCAGACATCACTTGTAATGCCTGAAAATGGCTTAGTAGCTTTTCAGTTTATTCTTACTTATGATGCAGAATTGCTGGAATATGCTGGATTGAATGAACAAAACCGTTTTATAGATGATCTGGTAATAAATGACACAGTGCCTGGAGTACTTCAAGTTGCTTATGCAAATAGTGATGTAGTTTATGGTGAAGGGTCTCTTGTAGAATTCCTGTTTAATGCCATTGATGATGGTACAACAGAACTGACTTTATCAGAAGTTGTTTATAATAATGAATATATCACCAACCTGGTTCAAGGAGAGGTAATTATAACCAATCCTAATAATGCACCCATAGCATCTGCTGGAGTGGATTTTGAAATTCTGGAAGGTGAAGCAGGAATGCTTGATGGCAGCGGAAGTTATGATCCTAATGATGATGACATCACTTATTTATGGACTGGTGATCTTGTCCTCGATGATGAAACCGCTATAAATCCAACTTTTACTGCTCCAGAAGTTGAAGAGAATACTTATATATTTATGACTTTAACTGTTGATGATGGTGAATTTATCGCTACTGATGAAGTATTAGTAACCATAATCAATGTTCCCAATCCTGCTGACGCAGTTATATCTATGGATGATCAGGATGTTACACTAGATCAGGAATTTCCTATCAATGTTTACACAACACCTCTTGATGCAGATTTTGGTGTAATTTCATATCAGTATATTGTTAATTATGATCCGGCAATTCTTACATATACAGGTTCCAGTATTGGAACTGGAATGCCGGATGGAATGCTGGTTGTAAATGATACAGAACCAGGTGTTCTGCAGGTTGCATTCAGCACTGCAGATGCTATTACTAATCCTGATTATCTTACTCAGTTTACATTTGTAGGCACAGTATTAGACCAATCAGAAATTAACATAAGTGATTTTTATTATAATAATACTGCCGTGCAAAATGTACTACCAGCAATGATCACTGTGCATGTACCATATTATTACACCGGAGTTTATATAGAAAATGAAGAAGTCGGCTTAAATATGGAATTCACCAGCGATCTTATGACTGAAGAGCTGATGGCAGACTGGGAGATAATATCATATCAGTTTGATCTATATTATGATCCTGCAATGCTTGAATTTTCCGGATATCAATTAGGTGATGTACCCACTGGTGGCAATCTACTGGCTTATGAAATAACTCCAGGACATGTTTCTGTCGCTTTTGCTGATTTTAATGCTTTAATCGGAGCGGGAAGTATCGCTGGATTTAATTTTATTCCACAGCAATTAGGCAGCACTGATATAATTATAGAGAATTTCAAATATAATGCCGCTTACCTGCCTAATGTAGAAGGTGGTACTATTAATATAATTATTCCTTATTCCAATGCAGTGATCAGCGCACCAGAACTTACTGTCGGCGGTGGTGAGACATTCACCGTAGGGATATCAACCACAGACATTAATCCAGCCTGGGGTGTTATCAGCTTCCAGTTTGACCTGGGATTTGATGCAGATCTTCTGGATTTTGTAGGATACAATTATGGCTCCATAATCAATGCAGGAAATCTGTTAGCTTATGAGAATGCAGACGGAAACGTGGCAGTGGCATTTGCTAATTTTGATCCAATTGGTGGAGAAGGTACATTGATAGAGCTGGAATTTACAGCAGCAATGGAACTTGACCAATCAGTACTTGATATAGGAAACTTTAAATATAATTCACTGTTTCTTGATGATGCCAATATTTATGATGGTATGGTAACCATCGTGGAACCATATGCTGACGCAGTAATCACATGTCAGGACGCAGAGACTCGTGAGGGACTTAATTTTACTGTTGGTATCAGCACTACAGAACTGCAGGAAAACTGGGGTTTGATCAGTTTTCAGTTCAATCTAGGATTTGATCCGGAATATGTGGAGTATGTAGGTTATGAAGCTGGTAATGTGATAACATCAGGTAACCTTCTGGCTTTTGAAAATGCTGCCGGAAATATTACTGTAGCATTTGCAGATTATATGTCCTTGAGTGGAGTAGGGGATTTAATAGTATTGGAATTTACGGCATTACTTGCAGGAGACACGACTCTTGATCTTAATGAATTTAAATATAATGCATTTTATCTTGATAATCTGGTTGATGGATCTGTGTTTATCGATGTGGGTAATTATCCTCCAGTAGCAGTTGCAGGACCTGACCAGATAGTAGACGAGGGTGAAGTAGTCATGTTGAATGGTACTGCATCATATGATCCAGACGACTATTTGAGAGTACCACAATGGGATCTTAATCCTCCAGATTATGAATATAACGGATTTATCTGGGGTATGGTGACTATCAATGGAATTCCTGCTGAAGATCTTAATGATATGATCGGTGTATTTGTAGGTGATGAATGTCGTGGTATCGCTCAACAGAGTGATGACAGTGTTCAAGATTACACTGTTCCCTTTGGTTACTATGCCTTTATGCCTCAGGTATATAGTAATGTAACCGATGGAGAGGTCATGACATTTAAATTTTATGATGCCAGTGCAGATATGATCTATGATGTAGAAGGTGAATTGCCATTTACTGCTGATATGGTAGTTGGCGGTGGCATGGATCCTTATGTATTTGTAGTAACAGCAGAGCCAACTTATGACCTTACATTTAACTGGTTAGCTCCTGATGGTATAATCCTTGATGATCCTGCTTCTCCCACACCCAGCTTTACTGCACCATGGTTAGATGCTGATACGGATCTCGTGTTTGGACTGGAAGTTTCTGATGGACAAGCCTGGTCTGAAATTGATGAAGTTGTTGTAACAGTGATTGATCACCCTATTGATGAAATAGTGGTTAGTGCACCTGAATTTACTCTGGATGAAGACGTACAATTTGATGTGCCAATCACTACTACGATGATACAGCCTGATATGGATGTTATCTCTTATCAGTTCAATCTGTATTATGATCCAGTTGTGATCCAGTATGATGGGTTTACAGCAGGCGCATTATCACCTAATATGCTGGTAGTATATAATGTTGAACCGGGTATGATCAATGTTGCTTATGCAGATAATAATCCCATCACTGGAGAAGGTGAACTTCTTTCATTCCAGTTCACAACTCTGGATGGAGGGGTTAGCCCTCTTGATATTGCAAACTTTAAATACAATAATGTATTTGTAAATATGGTGGATGGTTCTGTGGAAGTAATTGACGTCAATGATCCACCAGTATTTGATCTGCCACCAATGATCAGCTTCAATGAAGATGAAGTGCTGGTAGAAGATTTCAGTCAGTATATCATTGATCCTGATAATGATGAGCATACTATTATTTTCTCTGGTAATAGCATGATAAATATCTCAGTAATGGGTTATGATGTAACAATGAGTGCTCCGGCAGACTGGTTTGGCTCAGAAACAGTTACCTTTATAGTAACTGATAATGCAGGTGCAGTTGCATTCGATACAACCGTAATCAATGTAGTATCAGTAAATGATCCACCAGTTCTGGATGTACCTCCAGTAATGTATTTCGATGAAGATGGCGAGATGATATTTGACATTGGGATGTACTCCAGTGACGTGGAAAATGACCCACTTCTACTTTATGTAACGGGTATGGTAAACCTTGAAGTTGTTATCGACGGACTGGTTGCAACAATAACTGGAACCGATAACTGGAATGGTGAGGAACTCCTAACCTTTACTGTAGATGATCAGCAGGGAAGAGCAACAGCAAGTGATGATTGTAATTTTGTAGTAGAACCAGTAAATGATCCACCAATAGCAGATGCAGGAGATGATTTTGAAATTCTGGAAGGTGAACCAGGAATGCTCGATGGCAGCGGAAGTTATGATCCTGATGATGAGATCACCTATTTATGGACTGGTGACCTTGTCCTTGATGATGAAACCGTTATAAATCCAACTTTTACTGCTCCAGAAGTTGAAGAGAATACTGATATAGTAATGACTTTAACTGTTGATGATGGTGAATTTATCGCCACTGATGAAGTATTAGTAACCATAATCAATGTTCCCAATCCTGCTGACGCAGTTATATTTATGGATGATCAGGATGTCATATTGGATGAGGAATTTCCTGTTAATGTTTACACAACACCTCTTAATGCAGATTTTGGTGTAATATCATATCAATATATTGTTAATTATGATCCGGCAATTCTTACCTATACAGGCTCCAGCAATGGAACAGGAATGCCTGAAGGAATGCTGGTTGTAAATGATACTGAGCCAGGTGTTCTGCAGGTAGCATTCAGCACCGCAGACGCTATTACTAATCCTGACTATCTTACTCAGTTTACATTCGTAGGCACCGTATTAGATCAGTCAGAAATTAACATTAGTGATTTTTATTATAATAATACTGCCGTGCAAAATTTACTACCAGCAACAATCACAGTGCATGTACCATATTATTACACTGGAGTTTATATAGAAAATGAAGAAGCCGGCTTAGATATGGAATTCACCTGCGATCTTATGACTGAAGAGCTGATGGCAGACTGGGAGATAATATCATATCAGTTTGATCTATATTATGATCCTGCAATGCTTGAATTTTCCGGATACCAATTAGGTGATGTACCCACTGGTGGCAATCTACTGGCTTATGAGATTACTCCAGGACATGTTTCTGTCGCTTTTGCTGATTTTAATGCTTTGGTCGGAGCGGGAAGTATCGCTGGATTTAATTTTATTCCTCAGCAATTAGGCAGCACTGATATAACTATAGAGAATTTCAAATATAATGCCACATACCTGCCAAATGTAGAAGGTGGCACAATTGATATTATCATTCCTTTTTCCAATGCAGTGATCAGTGCACCGGAACTTACTGTCGGCGGTGGTGAGACATTCACCGTAGGTATATCAACTTCAGATATAAATGAAGGTTGGAATGTTATCAGCTTCCAGTTTGATCTGGGATTTGATCCTGAGCTTCTTGATTATGTAGGATACAGTAATGGTTCCATAATCAATTCTGGTAATCTGCTGGCATATGAAAATGCTGATGGAAATGTATCTGTAGCATTTGCAGATTTTGCTCCAATCAGTGGAGAAGGAACTCTGATAGAGCTGGAATTTACAGCAGCAATGGAACTTGACCAATCAGTACTTGATATAGAAAACTTTGAATATAATTCACTGTATCTTGATGATGCCAATATTTATGATGGTATGGTAACTATCGTGGAACCATATGCTGACGCAGTAATCACATGTCAGGACGCAGAGACTCGTGAGGGACTTAATTTTACAGTGGGTATCAGCACTACAGAACTGCAGGAAAACTGGGGTGTGATCAGTTTTCAGTTCAATGTAGGCTTTGATCCGGAATATGTAGAATTTGTAGGCTATGAAGCTGGTAATGTAATAACATCAGGTAACCTTCTGGCTTTTGAAAATGTTGCTGGAAATATCACTGTAGCATTTGCAGATTATATGTCCTTGAGTGGAGTAGGGGATTTAATAGTAATGGAATTTACGGCATTACTTGCAGGAGATACGACTCTTGATCTTAATGAATTTAAATATAATGCACTTTATCTTGATAATCTGGTTGATGGATCAGTGTTTATCGATGTGGGTAATTATCCTCCAGTAGCAGTTGCAGGACCTGACCAGATAGTAGACGAGGGTGAAGTAGTCATGTTGAATGGTACTGCATCATATGATCCAGACGACTATTTGAGAGTACCACAATGGGATCTTAATCCTCCAGATTATGAATATAACGGATTTATCTGGGGTATGGTGACTATCAATGGAATTCCTGCTGAAGATCTTAATGATATGATCGGTGTATTTGTAGGTGATGAATGTCGTGGTATCGCTCAACAGAGTGATGACAGTGTTCAAGATTACACTGTTCCCTTTGGTTACTATGCCTTTATGCCTCAGGTATATAGTAATGTAACCGATGGAGAGGTCATGACATTTAAATTTTATGATGCCAGTGCAGATATGATCTATGATGTAGAAGGTGAATTGCCATTTACTGCTGATATGGTAGTTGGCGGTGGCATGGATCCTTATGTATTTGTAGTTACGGCAGAGCCAACTTATGACCTTACATTTAACTGGTTAGCTCCTAATGGCATAATTCTTGATGATCCTGCTTCTCCCACACCCAGCTTTACTGCACCATGGTTAGATGCTGATACGGATCTCGTGTTTGGACTGGAAGTGTCTGATGGACAAGCCTGGTCTGAAATTGATGAAGTTGTTGTAACAGTGATCGATCACCCTATTGATGAAATAGTGGTTAGTGCACCTGAACTTACTCTGAATGAAGACGAGCCATTTGATGTGCCAATCTCTACTACGATGATACAGCCTGATATGAATATAATCTCTTATCAGTTCAATCTGTATTATGATCCAGCTGTGATCCAGTATGATGGATTTACAGCAGGTGCATTATCACCTAATATGCTGGTAGTTTATAATGTTGAACCCGGATTGATCAATATTGCTTATGCAGATAATACTCCCATCACTGGAGAAGGTGAACTTCTTTCATTCCAGTTCACAGCTCTGGAGGGAGGGGTTAGTCCTCTTGATATTGCAAACTTTAAATACAATAATGTATTTATAAATGTAGTGGATGGTTCAGTAGAAGTAATTGGCGTTAATGATCCACCAATATTTGATTTGCCTCCAATGTTCAGCTTCAATGAAGATGAAGTGCTGGTAGAAGATTTCAGTCAATACATCATTGACCCCGATAATAATACGCATACAATAATATTTACTGGTAATAATCAGATAGATATCTCAATTAATGGCTATGAAGTAACAATGAGTGCTCCCGAAAACTGGTTTGGCTCAGAACCTGTTACTTTTATAGTTGATGACAATTCAAGCAGAGCAGTTGCCGTTGATGCAACTATTATCAATGTGATTCCTGTGAATGATCCACCAGTTCTGGATGTACCTCCAATAATGTATTTCGATGAAGATGGCGAAATGATCTTTGATATAGGGATGTACTCCAGTGACGTAGAAAACGATGAACTTTTACTCTATGTATCTGGAATGGTAAATCTTGAAGTTGCTATCGACGGACTGGTTGCAACAATAACTGGAACCGATAACTGGAATGGTGAGGAAACCCTGACCTTTACAGTAGATGATCAGCAGGGAAGAGCTACTGCTACTGATAACTGTAGTTTTGTAGTAAATCCAATGAATGATCCGCCAACTCTTGATTTACCTGAATATTGGGCATTTAATGAAGATGAAAGTCTTTTATTCGATGTTTCGCTTTATGCTGAAGATATAGATTATGACCAGTTAAGTATTGTCAGCGTTGAATATGAAGAAGTAAATCTATATAACAGCTTCAGTAACATGGAGATAGATTTCAGTTCAGCAGAAAACTGGAATGGTTCCACTGATGTAACAGTTACCATAACAGATACCGCAGATCGTTATATAGCTTCAGATGTTATGACAGTAGAAGTGCTGGCAGTGAATGACACCCCAGAAATCGACTTGCCGGTCAGCATCAATTTTGATGAAGACACTGTGGAAGAATTGGATTTTTCACAATATCTTTATGATGTTGATATGGACGAATTGCTTTTAACAGTTGCAGAGGGTGTAAACGTCCATGCTGATATCGTAGATCACATGGTAACTTTTACTGCTGATGAAAACTGGAATGGAGCAGAAGACTTAGAATTCACTGTTAATGATCAGCAAGGCAGAGCAATTGCCACAGATATCCTGAACGTGATTGTGAACCCGGTAAATGATGCTCCATATCTTGATCTGCCAATATTTATTTCCTTTAATGAAGATGAGGAATTAAGCTTTGATATAAGTTCTTATGCAACGGATGTTGACTTAGATGCCCTGAATATAGTCAACGTGGACTATGATCAGGAAAATTTGTATAACAGCTTTACTGGATTGATAATCGATTTCAGTGCAGCAGAAAACTGGAATGGTCTCACAGAAGTTACAATTACTATAACTGATAACGTAGGTCGCGATATCGCATCTGATGTGATGGATGTTATAGTACATCCGGTTAATGATCCTCCAGAATTTATTAATCTTCCTGACAGCTTAAGTTTTAATGAGGATGAAATCCTTGAAGTTAATTTTTCACAATATCTTTATGATGTTGATATGGACCCATTGAACCTGACAGTTTCTGGAGGCATACATGTCGATACTGCACAAATGGGAGACTTTTTAATCTTTGCAGCAGATGAAAACTGGTTTGGTGAAGAAGAACTGGTATTCACGATTGATGATCAGCAGGGAAGAGCAACTGCCATGGATACTATCAATATAATTGTTTATCCAGTAAATGATCCACCTGAGATCACAGAATTTCTGCCAATAGAGACTGAATTTAGCATTGCTGATACATCTTTAGTTACCTTCAGCATATCAACACTAGACATTGAAGAAGATAGTGAGATCTCCTGGTATCTTAATGACCTGTTACTTCCTGGAATCAATACTGCGGAATTCGCTATCACTTTTGATCGTAATGGAAACTACATTGTTAAGGCGCAAGTAACTGATGCAGATTATATGGCTGAAACAATCTGGAATGTCCTTGTATGGATGGGACCTGACTGGGTACCTGTAGTATATCCTTCAAGCACAATTGTATATTCGCGTGTAACCATTGATGGTTTGCCAGTTAGTGAGCTTGATATGGTAGGTGCTTTTGTGGATGGTGAGATACGTGGATGGGTCAATCCTGTATATTCAGTTGAAGATGAAGCCACTTATGCCACAATTACAGTTAATGGTGTCGAGATCGAAGAGATTGATTTCAGTCTTTATGATTATTCTGCAAACCTGTACTACAGTTTATATGAAACCTATACAACTGATCCTGGTGGAGAGATTGGTACTCCTCCGGACTTTATAAATTTAGCATTTGGTAGTGGTTATGGACCAAACTGGACGCCAGTAATCTACACAAACAGCACCATTGTTTATGGTATTGTTCAGATAGAAGGATTACCAGCCGAAGAAGGAGACAGAGTAGGTACATTTGTGGGACCAGAATGTCGTGCTGTATCTGATGTGGTTATTCTTGGAGATAGTACTGCCATTGTAACGCTTATAGTGCAGGGTGAAACTGCTGAGATAGCTCATTTCAAAATTTGGGATTCAAGCGAAAATGCTATCCTCTCTGTTCCATTGACGATTACTACTAGTCCTGGTGGGGAAATTGGTTATCCACCAGATCAGATTATTATTAATGCTTCTGAAAGTGCAAACATCACTCAGTTAATCAATCTTCAAACTGGCTGGAACTTGCTCTCACTTAACATATATCCTTCCAGTTACCTGATTGCTGATATTTTTGGAGAACTGATTGAAAACGAAGAACTTATCAAAGTCAAAAACATATTCTATAGTTATGACCCAGATCTGTTACCGGTTTACAATACTTTGACTGAAATAGATGATGGTGCAGCTTATTATGTAAAAGTTACTAATAATACCGCTCTTTCTTTAGAAGGATTACCAGTAAATGTAGCGGATACTCAAATTGCCTTGAGTGCTGGCTGGAACTTGACCGGTTACCTGCCGCAGGTTTCTCAGGATCTAGAAGATGCATTGTTCACTATCATTGATCAGCTTCTTAAGATCAAAGATTCATTTGGCAGTTACGATCCAAGCCTTCCACCTGAATTTAATACACTCACCACGATGACTCCAGGCTCTGGTTACTGGATTAAAATGTTCTCAGCAGCTACCTTGATCTATCCTGATGGACTTCGTGCATCTCAGCAGCCAATCGCTCCTGTATGCCCGATCTGGGAACCTGTAATATACACAAATAGTACCATTGCTTATGGACATGCATCCCTGGAAGGATTACCTGCAGATGGATTCATTGGAGCATTTGCTGGTGATGAATGCCGGGCAGTCTCTGTAATCGATAATGGAATAATCTCATTGGTTATTAATGGTATAGAGAATGAAGAAATAAGCTTCAAACTGTATCAGGATGAAGTAGTGTATTCCAGCAATCAGATGGTTACTACAGATCCAGGTAATGATGTATCAGATATTGTGATCTATTTTGATCATAATGATGCTCCATTAGTTACCGGACTGGCTAATATCTATCCTAATCCTTTCAATCCTCAAACCACGATCAGTTATGAGATTTCTCAAACTGGAAATGTGAAAGTGGATATCTATAATATCAGAGGACAAAAGATAGAAACACTTGTGAATGAACAGCAGTCTGCTGGAGATTACAAGTTGATCTGGAATGCCACTCATCAGGCAAGTGGAGTATATTTCCTGAGATTCCAGACAACTGGACACTCAGAAACAAGAAAAATGATTCTTATGAAATAG